A stretch of the Arvicola amphibius chromosome 8, mArvAmp1.2, whole genome shotgun sequence genome encodes the following:
- the Dmpk gene encoding myotonin-protein kinase isoform X4 → MSAEVRLRQLQQLVLDPGFLGLEPLLDLLLGVHQELGASHLAQDKYVADFLQWVDPIAARLKEVRLQRDDFEILKVIGRGAFSEVAVVKMKQTGQVYAMKIMNKWDMLKRGEVSCFREERDVLVKGDRRWITQLHFAFQDENYLYLVMEYYVGGDLLTLLSKFGERIPAEMARFYLAEIVMAIDSVHRLGYVHRDIKPDNILLDRCGHIRLADFGSCLKLQPDGKVRSLVAVGTPDYLSPEILQAVGGGPGAGSYGPECDWWALGVFAYEMFYGQTPFYADSTAETYAKIVHYKEHLSLPLADTGVPEEAQDLIRGLLCPAEIRLGRGGAGDFQKHPFFCGLDWEVLRDSVPPFTPDFEGATDTCNFDVVEDRLTAMVSGGGETLSDMQEDMPLGVHLPFVGYSYSCMALRDNEVLDPTPMELEALQLPEADLQVLNLEPPVSPPNQVAEVAGPAAVPSAKAETVVTLRELQEALEEEVLTRQSLSRELEAIRTANQNFSSQLQEAEVRNRDLEAHVRQLQERMEMLQPPGAPAVMGVPSPWAMDPPSHLDGPPAVALGQCPLVGPGPVHRRHLLLPARVLRSGLSEARCLLLFAAALAAAATLGCTGLVAYTPIWCFPGATFAP, encoded by the exons ATGTCAGCCGAGGTGCGGCTGAGGCAGCTCCAGCAGCTGGTGCTGGACCccggcttcctggggctggagcccCTGCTCGACCTTCTCCTGGGCGTCCACCAGGAGCTGGGCGCCTCCCACCTAGCCCAGGACAAGTATGTGGCCGACTTCTTGCAGTGGG tgGATCCCATTGCAGCAAGGCTTAAGGAGGTCCGACTGCAGAGGGATGACTTTGAGATTCTGAAGGTGATCGGGCGAGGGGCATTCAGTGAG GTAGCGGTGGTGAAGATGAAACAGACAGGCCAGGTGTATGCCATGAAGATTATGAATAAGTGGGACATGCTGAAGAGAGGCGAG GTGTCGTGCTTCCGGGAAGAAAGGGATGTACTGGTGAAAGGGGACCGGCGCTGGATCACGCAGCTGCACTTTGCCTTCCAGGATGAGAACTACCTG TACCTGGTCATGGAATACTACGTGGGCGGGGACCTGCTAACGCTGCTGAGCAAGTTTGGGGAGCGGATCCCCGCCGAGATGGCGCGCTTCTACCTGGCCGAGATTGTCATGGCCATAGACTCGGTGCACCGGCTGGGCTACGTGCACAG GGACATCAAACCAGATAACATTTTGCTGGACCGGTGTGGGCACATCCGACTGGCCGACTTTGGCTCCTGCCTCAAACTCCAGCCTGATGGAAAG GTGAGGTCGCTGGTGGCTGTGGGTACCCCGGACTACCTGTCTCCTGAGATTCTGCAGGCTGTTGGCGGAGGGCCTGGGGCAGGCAGCTACGGGCCTGAGTGTGACTGGTGGGCGCTGGGCGTGTTCGCCTATGAAATGTTCTACGGGCAGACACCCTTCTATGCCGACTCCACGGCTGAGACATATGCCAAGATTGTGCATTACAAG gaacacctgtctctgcctctggcagACACGGGTGTCCCTGAGGAAGCTCAAGATCTCATTCGGGGCCTGCTATGCCCTGCGGAGATAAGGCTAGGCCGAGGTGGGGCAGGTGATTTCCAGAAGCACCCTTTCTTCTGTGGCCTTGATTGGGAGGTTCTCCGAGACAGTGTACCCCCCTTTACACCAGACTTCGAAGGTGCCACAGACACATGCAACTTCGATGTGGTAGAGGACCGGCTCACTGCCATGGTGAGCGGGGGCGGG GAGACACTATCGGACATGCAGGAGGACATGCCACTTGGGGTCCACCTGCCTTTCGTGGGTTACTCCTACTCTTGCATGGCCCTCAG agACAATGAGGTCCTGGACCCCACCCCGATGGAACTGGAGGCCCTGCAGTTGCCTGAGGCAGACTTGCAAGTGCTCAACTTGGAGCCGCCTGTGTCCCCACCCAATCAAGTG GCAGAAGTGGCCGGCCCAGCAGCTGTCCCCTCAGCAAAAGCTGAGACCGTCGTGACGCTGCGGGAGCTCCAGGAAGCCCTGGAGGAGGAGGTTCTCACCCGGCAGAGCCTGAGCCGCGAGCTGGAAGCCATCCGCACTGCCAACCAGAACTTCTCCAG CCAATTGCAGGAGGCCGAGGTCCGGAACCGAGACCTGGAGGCTCACGTTCGGCAGCTGCAAGAGCGGATGGAGATGCTGCAGCCTCCGGGAGCCCCAG cAGTCATGGGGGTCCCCAGTCCCTGGGCCATGGATCCACCTTCCCAT ctaGATGGCCCCCCGGCCGTGGCTCTGGGCCAATGCCCGCTGGTGGGGCCAGGCCCCGTGCACCGCCGTCACCTGCTGCTCCCTGCCAGG GTCCTTAGGTCTGGCCTATCCGAGGCGCGTTGCCTGCTCCTGTTCGCCGCTGCTCTGGCTGCTGCCGCCACACTGGGCTGCACTGGGTTGGTGGCCTATACCCCAATCTGGTGTTTCCCGGGAGCCACCTTCGCCCCCTGA
- the Dmpk gene encoding myotonin-protein kinase isoform X2, whose product MSAEVRLRQLQQLVLDPGFLGLEPLLDLLLGVHQELGASHLAQDKYVADFLQWVDPIAARLKEVRLQRDDFEILKVIGRGAFSEVAVVKMKQTGQVYAMKIMNKWDMLKRGEVSCFREERDVLVKGDRRWITQLHFAFQDENYLYLVMEYYVGGDLLTLLSKFGERIPAEMARFYLAEIVMAIDSVHRLGYVHRDIKPDNILLDRCGHIRLADFGSCLKLQPDGKVRSLVAVGTPDYLSPEILQAVGGGPGAGSYGPECDWWALGVFAYEMFYGQTPFYADSTAETYAKIVHYKEHLSLPLADTGVPEEAQDLIRGLLCPAEIRLGRGGAGDFQKHPFFCGLDWEVLRDSVPPFTPDFEGATDTCNFDVVEDRLTAMETLSDMQEDMPLGVHLPFVGYSYSCMALRDNEVLDPTPMELEALQLPEADLQVLNLEPPVSPPNQVAEVAGPAAVPSAKAETVVTLRELQEALEEEVLTRQSLSRELEAIRTANQNFSSQLQEAEVRNRDLEAHVRQLQERMEMLQPPGAPGESLTHPRPGGHRVKMGACWVCGHLGQGRVPGWGTPSHRPFPPSTLHTPLFSFQQSWGSPVPGPWIHLPIWPPGRGSGPMPAGGARPRAPPSPAAPCQGP is encoded by the exons ATGTCAGCCGAGGTGCGGCTGAGGCAGCTCCAGCAGCTGGTGCTGGACCccggcttcctggggctggagcccCTGCTCGACCTTCTCCTGGGCGTCCACCAGGAGCTGGGCGCCTCCCACCTAGCCCAGGACAAGTATGTGGCCGACTTCTTGCAGTGGG tgGATCCCATTGCAGCAAGGCTTAAGGAGGTCCGACTGCAGAGGGATGACTTTGAGATTCTGAAGGTGATCGGGCGAGGGGCATTCAGTGAG GTAGCGGTGGTGAAGATGAAACAGACAGGCCAGGTGTATGCCATGAAGATTATGAATAAGTGGGACATGCTGAAGAGAGGCGAG GTGTCGTGCTTCCGGGAAGAAAGGGATGTACTGGTGAAAGGGGACCGGCGCTGGATCACGCAGCTGCACTTTGCCTTCCAGGATGAGAACTACCTG TACCTGGTCATGGAATACTACGTGGGCGGGGACCTGCTAACGCTGCTGAGCAAGTTTGGGGAGCGGATCCCCGCCGAGATGGCGCGCTTCTACCTGGCCGAGATTGTCATGGCCATAGACTCGGTGCACCGGCTGGGCTACGTGCACAG GGACATCAAACCAGATAACATTTTGCTGGACCGGTGTGGGCACATCCGACTGGCCGACTTTGGCTCCTGCCTCAAACTCCAGCCTGATGGAAAG GTGAGGTCGCTGGTGGCTGTGGGTACCCCGGACTACCTGTCTCCTGAGATTCTGCAGGCTGTTGGCGGAGGGCCTGGGGCAGGCAGCTACGGGCCTGAGTGTGACTGGTGGGCGCTGGGCGTGTTCGCCTATGAAATGTTCTACGGGCAGACACCCTTCTATGCCGACTCCACGGCTGAGACATATGCCAAGATTGTGCATTACAAG gaacacctgtctctgcctctggcagACACGGGTGTCCCTGAGGAAGCTCAAGATCTCATTCGGGGCCTGCTATGCCCTGCGGAGATAAGGCTAGGCCGAGGTGGGGCAGGTGATTTCCAGAAGCACCCTTTCTTCTGTGGCCTTGATTGGGAGGTTCTCCGAGACAGTGTACCCCCCTTTACACCAGACTTCGAAGGTGCCACAGACACATGCAACTTCGATGTGGTAGAGGACCGGCTCACTGCCATG GAGACACTATCGGACATGCAGGAGGACATGCCACTTGGGGTCCACCTGCCTTTCGTGGGTTACTCCTACTCTTGCATGGCCCTCAG agACAATGAGGTCCTGGACCCCACCCCGATGGAACTGGAGGCCCTGCAGTTGCCTGAGGCAGACTTGCAAGTGCTCAACTTGGAGCCGCCTGTGTCCCCACCCAATCAAGTG GCAGAAGTGGCCGGCCCAGCAGCTGTCCCCTCAGCAAAAGCTGAGACCGTCGTGACGCTGCGGGAGCTCCAGGAAGCCCTGGAGGAGGAGGTTCTCACCCGGCAGAGCCTGAGCCGCGAGCTGGAAGCCATCCGCACTGCCAACCAGAACTTCTCCAG CCAATTGCAGGAGGCCGAGGTCCGGAACCGAGACCTGGAGGCTCACGTTCGGCAGCTGCAAGAGCGGATGGAGATGCTGCAGCCTCCGGGAGCCCCAGGCGAGTCTCTCACACACCCCAGGCCAGGAGGGCACCGGGTGAAGATGGGGGCGTGCTGGGTGTGTGGACACTTGGGACAGGGGAGGGTCCCAGGCTGGGGCACGCCAAGCCACCGCCCTTTTCCGCCCTCCACGCTCCATAcacctctcttctccttccagcAGTCATGGGGGTCCCCAGTCCCTGGGCCATGGATCCACCTTCCCAT ATGGCCCCCCGGCCGTGGCTCTGGGCCAATGCCCGCTGGTGGGGCCAGGCCCCGTGCACCGCCGTCACCTGCTGCTCCCTGCCAGG GTCCTTAG
- the Dmpk gene encoding myotonin-protein kinase isoform X1, with protein sequence MSAEVRLRQLQQLVLDPGFLGLEPLLDLLLGVHQELGASHLAQDKYVADFLQWVDPIAARLKEVRLQRDDFEILKVIGRGAFSEVAVVKMKQTGQVYAMKIMNKWDMLKRGEVSCFREERDVLVKGDRRWITQLHFAFQDENYLYLVMEYYVGGDLLTLLSKFGERIPAEMARFYLAEIVMAIDSVHRLGYVHRDIKPDNILLDRCGHIRLADFGSCLKLQPDGKVRSLVAVGTPDYLSPEILQAVGGGPGAGSYGPECDWWALGVFAYEMFYGQTPFYADSTAETYAKIVHYKEHLSLPLADTGVPEEAQDLIRGLLCPAEIRLGRGGAGDFQKHPFFCGLDWEVLRDSVPPFTPDFEGATDTCNFDVVEDRLTAMVSGGGETLSDMQEDMPLGVHLPFVGYSYSCMALRDNEVLDPTPMELEALQLPEADLQVLNLEPPVSPPNQVAEVAGPAAVPSAKAETVVTLRELQEALEEEVLTRQSLSRELEAIRTANQNFSSQLQEAEVRNRDLEAHVRQLQERMEMLQPPGAPGESLTHPRPGGHRVKMGACWVCGHLGQGRVPGWGTPSHRPFPPSTLHTPLFSFQQSWGSPVPGPWIHLPIWPPGRGSGPMPAGGARPRAPPSPAAPCQGP encoded by the exons ATGTCAGCCGAGGTGCGGCTGAGGCAGCTCCAGCAGCTGGTGCTGGACCccggcttcctggggctggagcccCTGCTCGACCTTCTCCTGGGCGTCCACCAGGAGCTGGGCGCCTCCCACCTAGCCCAGGACAAGTATGTGGCCGACTTCTTGCAGTGGG tgGATCCCATTGCAGCAAGGCTTAAGGAGGTCCGACTGCAGAGGGATGACTTTGAGATTCTGAAGGTGATCGGGCGAGGGGCATTCAGTGAG GTAGCGGTGGTGAAGATGAAACAGACAGGCCAGGTGTATGCCATGAAGATTATGAATAAGTGGGACATGCTGAAGAGAGGCGAG GTGTCGTGCTTCCGGGAAGAAAGGGATGTACTGGTGAAAGGGGACCGGCGCTGGATCACGCAGCTGCACTTTGCCTTCCAGGATGAGAACTACCTG TACCTGGTCATGGAATACTACGTGGGCGGGGACCTGCTAACGCTGCTGAGCAAGTTTGGGGAGCGGATCCCCGCCGAGATGGCGCGCTTCTACCTGGCCGAGATTGTCATGGCCATAGACTCGGTGCACCGGCTGGGCTACGTGCACAG GGACATCAAACCAGATAACATTTTGCTGGACCGGTGTGGGCACATCCGACTGGCCGACTTTGGCTCCTGCCTCAAACTCCAGCCTGATGGAAAG GTGAGGTCGCTGGTGGCTGTGGGTACCCCGGACTACCTGTCTCCTGAGATTCTGCAGGCTGTTGGCGGAGGGCCTGGGGCAGGCAGCTACGGGCCTGAGTGTGACTGGTGGGCGCTGGGCGTGTTCGCCTATGAAATGTTCTACGGGCAGACACCCTTCTATGCCGACTCCACGGCTGAGACATATGCCAAGATTGTGCATTACAAG gaacacctgtctctgcctctggcagACACGGGTGTCCCTGAGGAAGCTCAAGATCTCATTCGGGGCCTGCTATGCCCTGCGGAGATAAGGCTAGGCCGAGGTGGGGCAGGTGATTTCCAGAAGCACCCTTTCTTCTGTGGCCTTGATTGGGAGGTTCTCCGAGACAGTGTACCCCCCTTTACACCAGACTTCGAAGGTGCCACAGACACATGCAACTTCGATGTGGTAGAGGACCGGCTCACTGCCATGGTGAGCGGGGGCGGG GAGACACTATCGGACATGCAGGAGGACATGCCACTTGGGGTCCACCTGCCTTTCGTGGGTTACTCCTACTCTTGCATGGCCCTCAG agACAATGAGGTCCTGGACCCCACCCCGATGGAACTGGAGGCCCTGCAGTTGCCTGAGGCAGACTTGCAAGTGCTCAACTTGGAGCCGCCTGTGTCCCCACCCAATCAAGTG GCAGAAGTGGCCGGCCCAGCAGCTGTCCCCTCAGCAAAAGCTGAGACCGTCGTGACGCTGCGGGAGCTCCAGGAAGCCCTGGAGGAGGAGGTTCTCACCCGGCAGAGCCTGAGCCGCGAGCTGGAAGCCATCCGCACTGCCAACCAGAACTTCTCCAG CCAATTGCAGGAGGCCGAGGTCCGGAACCGAGACCTGGAGGCTCACGTTCGGCAGCTGCAAGAGCGGATGGAGATGCTGCAGCCTCCGGGAGCCCCAGGCGAGTCTCTCACACACCCCAGGCCAGGAGGGCACCGGGTGAAGATGGGGGCGTGCTGGGTGTGTGGACACTTGGGACAGGGGAGGGTCCCAGGCTGGGGCACGCCAAGCCACCGCCCTTTTCCGCCCTCCACGCTCCATAcacctctcttctccttccagcAGTCATGGGGGTCCCCAGTCCCTGGGCCATGGATCCACCTTCCCAT ATGGCCCCCCGGCCGTGGCTCTGGGCCAATGCCCGCTGGTGGGGCCAGGCCCCGTGCACCGCCGTCACCTGCTGCTCCCTGCCAGG GTCCTTAG
- the Dmpk gene encoding myotonin-protein kinase isoform X5, translating into MSAEVRLRQLQQLVLDPGFLGLEPLLDLLLGVHQELGASHLAQDKYVADFLQWVDPIAARLKEVRLQRDDFEILKVIGRGAFSEVAVVKMKQTGQVYAMKIMNKWDMLKRGEVSCFREERDVLVKGDRRWITQLHFAFQDENYLYLVMEYYVGGDLLTLLSKFGERIPAEMARFYLAEIVMAIDSVHRLGYVHRDIKPDNILLDRCGHIRLADFGSCLKLQPDGKVRSLVAVGTPDYLSPEILQAVGGGPGAGSYGPECDWWALGVFAYEMFYGQTPFYADSTAETYAKIVHYKEHLSLPLADTGVPEEAQDLIRGLLCPAEIRLGRGGAGDFQKHPFFCGLDWEVLRDSVPPFTPDFEGATDTCNFDVVEDRLTAMETLSDMQEDMPLGVHLPFVGYSYSCMALRDNEVLDPTPMELEALQLPEADLQVLNLEPPVSPPNQVAEVAGPAAVPSAKAETVVTLRELQEALEEEVLTRQSLSRELEAIRTANQNFSSQLQEAEVRNRDLEAHVRQLQERMEMLQPPGAPAVMGVPSPWAMDPPSHMAPRPWLWANARWWGQAPCTAVTCCSLPGSLGLAYPRRVACSCSPLLWLLPPHWAALGWWPIPQSGVSREPPSPPEP; encoded by the exons ATGTCAGCCGAGGTGCGGCTGAGGCAGCTCCAGCAGCTGGTGCTGGACCccggcttcctggggctggagcccCTGCTCGACCTTCTCCTGGGCGTCCACCAGGAGCTGGGCGCCTCCCACCTAGCCCAGGACAAGTATGTGGCCGACTTCTTGCAGTGGG tgGATCCCATTGCAGCAAGGCTTAAGGAGGTCCGACTGCAGAGGGATGACTTTGAGATTCTGAAGGTGATCGGGCGAGGGGCATTCAGTGAG GTAGCGGTGGTGAAGATGAAACAGACAGGCCAGGTGTATGCCATGAAGATTATGAATAAGTGGGACATGCTGAAGAGAGGCGAG GTGTCGTGCTTCCGGGAAGAAAGGGATGTACTGGTGAAAGGGGACCGGCGCTGGATCACGCAGCTGCACTTTGCCTTCCAGGATGAGAACTACCTG TACCTGGTCATGGAATACTACGTGGGCGGGGACCTGCTAACGCTGCTGAGCAAGTTTGGGGAGCGGATCCCCGCCGAGATGGCGCGCTTCTACCTGGCCGAGATTGTCATGGCCATAGACTCGGTGCACCGGCTGGGCTACGTGCACAG GGACATCAAACCAGATAACATTTTGCTGGACCGGTGTGGGCACATCCGACTGGCCGACTTTGGCTCCTGCCTCAAACTCCAGCCTGATGGAAAG GTGAGGTCGCTGGTGGCTGTGGGTACCCCGGACTACCTGTCTCCTGAGATTCTGCAGGCTGTTGGCGGAGGGCCTGGGGCAGGCAGCTACGGGCCTGAGTGTGACTGGTGGGCGCTGGGCGTGTTCGCCTATGAAATGTTCTACGGGCAGACACCCTTCTATGCCGACTCCACGGCTGAGACATATGCCAAGATTGTGCATTACAAG gaacacctgtctctgcctctggcagACACGGGTGTCCCTGAGGAAGCTCAAGATCTCATTCGGGGCCTGCTATGCCCTGCGGAGATAAGGCTAGGCCGAGGTGGGGCAGGTGATTTCCAGAAGCACCCTTTCTTCTGTGGCCTTGATTGGGAGGTTCTCCGAGACAGTGTACCCCCCTTTACACCAGACTTCGAAGGTGCCACAGACACATGCAACTTCGATGTGGTAGAGGACCGGCTCACTGCCATG GAGACACTATCGGACATGCAGGAGGACATGCCACTTGGGGTCCACCTGCCTTTCGTGGGTTACTCCTACTCTTGCATGGCCCTCAG agACAATGAGGTCCTGGACCCCACCCCGATGGAACTGGAGGCCCTGCAGTTGCCTGAGGCAGACTTGCAAGTGCTCAACTTGGAGCCGCCTGTGTCCCCACCCAATCAAGTG GCAGAAGTGGCCGGCCCAGCAGCTGTCCCCTCAGCAAAAGCTGAGACCGTCGTGACGCTGCGGGAGCTCCAGGAAGCCCTGGAGGAGGAGGTTCTCACCCGGCAGAGCCTGAGCCGCGAGCTGGAAGCCATCCGCACTGCCAACCAGAACTTCTCCAG CCAATTGCAGGAGGCCGAGGTCCGGAACCGAGACCTGGAGGCTCACGTTCGGCAGCTGCAAGAGCGGATGGAGATGCTGCAGCCTCCGGGAGCCCCAG cAGTCATGGGGGTCCCCAGTCCCTGGGCCATGGATCCACCTTCCCAT ATGGCCCCCCGGCCGTGGCTCTGGGCCAATGCCCGCTGGTGGGGCCAGGCCCCGTGCACCGCCGTCACCTGCTGCTCCCTGCCAGG GTCCTTAGGTCTGGCCTATCCGAGGCGCGTTGCCTGCTCCTGTTCGCCGCTGCTCTGGCTGCTGCCGCCACACTGGGCTGCACTGGGTTGGTGGCCTATACCCCAATCTGGTGTTTCCCGGGAGCCACCTTCGCCCCCTGAACCCTAA
- the Dmpk gene encoding myotonin-protein kinase isoform X3 — MSAEVRLRQLQQLVLDPGFLGLEPLLDLLLGVHQELGASHLAQDKYVADFLQWVDPIAARLKEVRLQRDDFEILKVIGRGAFSEVAVVKMKQTGQVYAMKIMNKWDMLKRGEVSCFREERDVLVKGDRRWITQLHFAFQDENYLYLVMEYYVGGDLLTLLSKFGERIPAEMARFYLAEIVMAIDSVHRLGYVHRDIKPDNILLDRCGHIRLADFGSCLKLQPDGKVRSLVAVGTPDYLSPEILQAVGGGPGAGSYGPECDWWALGVFAYEMFYGQTPFYADSTAETYAKIVHYKEHLSLPLADTGVPEEAQDLIRGLLCPAEIRLGRGGAGDFQKHPFFCGLDWEVLRDSVPPFTPDFEGATDTCNFDVVEDRLTAMVSGGGETLSDMQEDMPLGVHLPFVGYSYSCMALRDNEVLDPTPMELEALQLPEADLQVLNLEPPVSPPNQVAEVAGPAAVPSAKAETVVTLRELQEALEEEVLTRQSLSRELEAIRTANQNFSSQLQEAEVRNRDLEAHVRQLQERMEMLQPPGAPAVMGVPSPWAMDPPSHMAPRPWLWANARWWGQAPCTAVTCCSLPGSLGLAYPRRVACSCSPLLWLLPPHWAALGWWPIPQSGVSREPPSPPEP, encoded by the exons ATGTCAGCCGAGGTGCGGCTGAGGCAGCTCCAGCAGCTGGTGCTGGACCccggcttcctggggctggagcccCTGCTCGACCTTCTCCTGGGCGTCCACCAGGAGCTGGGCGCCTCCCACCTAGCCCAGGACAAGTATGTGGCCGACTTCTTGCAGTGGG tgGATCCCATTGCAGCAAGGCTTAAGGAGGTCCGACTGCAGAGGGATGACTTTGAGATTCTGAAGGTGATCGGGCGAGGGGCATTCAGTGAG GTAGCGGTGGTGAAGATGAAACAGACAGGCCAGGTGTATGCCATGAAGATTATGAATAAGTGGGACATGCTGAAGAGAGGCGAG GTGTCGTGCTTCCGGGAAGAAAGGGATGTACTGGTGAAAGGGGACCGGCGCTGGATCACGCAGCTGCACTTTGCCTTCCAGGATGAGAACTACCTG TACCTGGTCATGGAATACTACGTGGGCGGGGACCTGCTAACGCTGCTGAGCAAGTTTGGGGAGCGGATCCCCGCCGAGATGGCGCGCTTCTACCTGGCCGAGATTGTCATGGCCATAGACTCGGTGCACCGGCTGGGCTACGTGCACAG GGACATCAAACCAGATAACATTTTGCTGGACCGGTGTGGGCACATCCGACTGGCCGACTTTGGCTCCTGCCTCAAACTCCAGCCTGATGGAAAG GTGAGGTCGCTGGTGGCTGTGGGTACCCCGGACTACCTGTCTCCTGAGATTCTGCAGGCTGTTGGCGGAGGGCCTGGGGCAGGCAGCTACGGGCCTGAGTGTGACTGGTGGGCGCTGGGCGTGTTCGCCTATGAAATGTTCTACGGGCAGACACCCTTCTATGCCGACTCCACGGCTGAGACATATGCCAAGATTGTGCATTACAAG gaacacctgtctctgcctctggcagACACGGGTGTCCCTGAGGAAGCTCAAGATCTCATTCGGGGCCTGCTATGCCCTGCGGAGATAAGGCTAGGCCGAGGTGGGGCAGGTGATTTCCAGAAGCACCCTTTCTTCTGTGGCCTTGATTGGGAGGTTCTCCGAGACAGTGTACCCCCCTTTACACCAGACTTCGAAGGTGCCACAGACACATGCAACTTCGATGTGGTAGAGGACCGGCTCACTGCCATGGTGAGCGGGGGCGGG GAGACACTATCGGACATGCAGGAGGACATGCCACTTGGGGTCCACCTGCCTTTCGTGGGTTACTCCTACTCTTGCATGGCCCTCAG agACAATGAGGTCCTGGACCCCACCCCGATGGAACTGGAGGCCCTGCAGTTGCCTGAGGCAGACTTGCAAGTGCTCAACTTGGAGCCGCCTGTGTCCCCACCCAATCAAGTG GCAGAAGTGGCCGGCCCAGCAGCTGTCCCCTCAGCAAAAGCTGAGACCGTCGTGACGCTGCGGGAGCTCCAGGAAGCCCTGGAGGAGGAGGTTCTCACCCGGCAGAGCCTGAGCCGCGAGCTGGAAGCCATCCGCACTGCCAACCAGAACTTCTCCAG CCAATTGCAGGAGGCCGAGGTCCGGAACCGAGACCTGGAGGCTCACGTTCGGCAGCTGCAAGAGCGGATGGAGATGCTGCAGCCTCCGGGAGCCCCAG cAGTCATGGGGGTCCCCAGTCCCTGGGCCATGGATCCACCTTCCCAT ATGGCCCCCCGGCCGTGGCTCTGGGCCAATGCCCGCTGGTGGGGCCAGGCCCCGTGCACCGCCGTCACCTGCTGCTCCCTGCCAGG GTCCTTAGGTCTGGCCTATCCGAGGCGCGTTGCCTGCTCCTGTTCGCCGCTGCTCTGGCTGCTGCCGCCACACTGGGCTGCACTGGGTTGGTGGCCTATACCCCAATCTGGTGTTTCCCGGGAGCCACCTTCGCCCCCTGAACCCTAA